The genomic DNA CGTTTGGGGTCTGGGAGAAAATGAAATCCAGAAAATAGCATTGGTGCGTGAAGCCGACACTGAAGAGTTTTTCGATGTCCTCCCTGGCCAGCAGATCCCGCTTGTAATCCGTGCGCACATGCCATCCTCGGGGGAGATGCAGGAGGCCGCCGAGGCGCAAAATTTCCCGTTTGCGTTGATTCTGGCGGCGGATATCGTCTTGGACTTCAGCCAGAAAATCGAAGCCGAAATAGGCTGAGCCGACGCCGGGGTAGTATCCCCGAAGCATATGTTCATGTTCGGTAATTGTGTGCTCATACGGGGAGTACCAGGTGCGGTTGATCAAATCGACGTATTGTCCCGGTGAGAAGACCACGTCCATGCGGACGTCTGAAAAGGGCCGACGTTCAAAACGATCCAGGTTCTCATCACGCTGGGCTTCTTCAAAGTTGTAGGACTGGTCCAGACGAACCCGCAGGAAATCGCGGTATGTGGTGACAATTCGGGTCATGTCATCGGTCAGCGGTTGGCCCTCGGTACCAGGCCGCTGAACCACGCGATCCAAGCGCCGGTTGAAGATGTTGTGCAAGCTGTAGGAAAGCAGATTCTGTTTGCCGATGCGATCATCTTGGGTAAAAAAAGGGTTGGAGTCCTGGTCTATGCTGGGTGTATAGGAATAGGTCAATTCAGGTTGCACGGTATGCCGCATTCTGGACCAGGAGGCATTGCCGAGGTTGTCCACTGTGGCAGTGAGTTCCTGTCCGGTATCGAGGTTATAGATGCTGAACAGCGAGGTGAAGGCATCCACGCGAAAATCGGGGATGCCCCGCTCACTGAAATCCTTGGATTCGTCGACGCTGTCGGGAATTCCGGGAACCTGCTCATGTCTTTCGATGGCATAGAAGGTTTGCCGCCAGCCCATGCTGGGAGTTATGGTGCCGAATCCGGTGGTCCATGGCAGACTCAATCGGGGGATGATGTCCATCCGGGCCCCGGTGGTGCCTTTTTCCCGCCAGAAGTAGACGGCCTGGTTGCGGGCTTCCAGTTCGAACATGGATGAGCCGATCCGGGTGCGGTAAAAGTCCAGGTTGAGTTCCGGCAGATGTTGCAGCGTTGGGTTTTCCGAGCTGGGATTGTTGTCGGTCCAGTAGCGGAGGTCCTGGGTATAGAACAGGGAGCCGCGAAACCCGGCCTGCGTCCAGTTGCGGCTGAGTTCCACGGCATTGCTGCGGTGCACGGAGTCGATGTTGCGCAGTCCGCGACCAAAGTCGCGGACCATATTGTCATGGGTTCGGGTATATCCGGTGTAGCCGTGCTTGAACTCCCGCAGGTAGTTCTGGTCGGAGACCAGATCCAGATCCAGTTTGGTGCGCCATAACGGGTTGCCCAGGTAGCCGTCGTATTTACCGCGAATCCAGTAGCGGTTCGTATTGGCTCGGGTCAGTCCGTCGCCTTGGAACTGAGGATCCTCATCGGCCTCCGTGGGAGCTGTCTCGGAGTCATGCAACCAGTCGGCCTGCCAGACCCCCTTGGCGTCCAGGTTGTTGAAATGGCGATATTCCGCTCCGACCATCAGGCCACGCTCGCTCATCATGTTGGCATAGAAGGTGGCGTCCTGTTCTTCGTCAATGGCCCAATAGTAGGGGAGGTTCAAGCCGACTCCGAGACGGTCGCTGTAGGAGGGCTCGGGAATCAGGAATCCGCTTTGGCGCTCGGTCTTGACCGGAAAAATCATGAAGGGCGAATAGAGGACGGGAGTGTTGCGGACCTGAAAGCGCGGGTGCCACATCCGGGCATAGCCTCCTGTGGTGACGTCTCCCTCACTACTTCTGATGGACCATGCCGGTACCGGACCGTCACAGGTGGTGAGGTGCGCACCGCGAAAGGCGAAGGTTCGTTCACACTGCCGTTCCAGAAACTCACCACGGATATAGACATGTTCCTGGGCCAGAAAAATCTCGCCGTTGGTCACCCAACCGACACTGTTCACCAGGTCGAAGTCAGCCTGCTCACCCACCATGATGTCGCCGTCCCATTCAATGCGGACGTTGCCGTCGAGAAGGGCGAAACCGGTGTCTCGAAAGTAACGGACGGTGTCCGCCCGGATCCAGTTCAACCCTTGGCGGATGATGACATTGCCGTGGGCTTCGAAGAGTTGTTCGGCTTGGTGGGATTCCACCCGGTCGGCCTCCAGGGTCCACGGGGCATCCGGATCAACGGTAAAATCCTGCTGGAACAGGGACTGGGCCTGAAGCGGCGTGGACCAGCCAAGCCCGAACAGACAGCAGAGTGAGATCGCAATGACCAAACGGGCCATCACCCCGATGACGGAGCAGGAATCGGTGGAACAGCAGTGAGAGGGACAAGGTTTCGTCATGGGCGAGAGACTCCTTCGCGAACACTGAACACGGAGAACAACGAGTTATGCACAAAGCTGCAATTGCTTAATCCCTTTCAGCTGTTGAGTAAAGAACGGAATCCTATTGGCGCAGGGGCATTTTTGTTCTCACCAATTTTTTCTTGCAAAGACGGCCGGCTTGCCCTGCCTGGATCGGCTTGAAACTCCATCACCGGTCTCATAATATCAAGCCGGTGCGCCATAAAAACAGGATGTTCTGCTCTCGGTGCCCGGCAACGGCTTTAAGAACGATTCCTGGTTCAGTCAAACAGTTGATCCGTCCCAAGCAGGGTAAGCCGGCCTCAAAAAAACTCATATGGTTACGTCAGAAGAAAAATGCCCTGTGTTCGGGGCGCTTCGCGCTTGTTTCCAGACGGGACATGGTTTAGATGTGCGGCCATGGCCGGAGGCAAGCGTCTGCGATGCCGAAATATCATTGGGTGCCGCAACCTCCACCCACCGGGAACTCTGCAAGTCAAGGCTGAAGTCAGGGAGGAAAAATTGGAAACGAGATTTTCCCTTCGGGGATGCACGATCTGCTGTCTGGTGATGGGTTTGGTGCTGATGTTCGGCACCGGGTGCGGGAAAAAGGCCTGGCCCGAGCCGCAACTGGATGAGGATCGCTTTTTCTGGGGGCAGATCCAACATCAGCGGCAAGGTGCCTGCCTGGATGCGCGGGCGTTGGTACACGGAGCCGCCAACAAGCTGGGGAACGTCTATCTGGAATGGATGGTGTGGGATAGGCCGGAAGATTGCCCAGAATGTCCGTTCGAAGTCACCAACCGGGTGCTTTTGGCGGATCGCTCCAGCGAACTGAAACGCCAGAACGGGGTGATTCGCATCCTGCTTTGTGAGTGGGACCCTGACCTGTCCTACCGCTGGCGCCTGGTCGGAATGAACGTGCACCGGGGGCTGGGTTTCGTGGAATCCCAGGTGGAGTATTCACCCTAACGCGGGCCATGCCCGCAACCCAGTTATCAGTTATCAATTATCAGTTACCGGTTGCCAGTTACTTGGCATCAGGAAAACCATTAACCAATAATGGGTAAGCGCCTAACCGTCCGTTGGGGTGCTCCCGATAATCGGTCGCGTCTGATTAAAAAACGAACGCCCCGGACTCCTCAAGGAGTCCGGGGCGTTCGTTTTTGTGCGGTGACGAGAAGGTATTTCCGTTTCAGGCCAGTCCGGCGAAGGGGTGCGGGAGACTAGAGGAACGGGAGATAGCGGTCGATTTCATACTGGGTGACCTGGATCCGGTACTCGTCCCACTCTTTTTTCTTGTTTTCGATGAACTTTGTAAAAATGTGCTCGCCCAAGGCCTCCTTGAGCAGGGCGCTCTGCTCCAGGACCGCCACGGCCTCACCGAGACTGCCCGGCAAGGCGTCAATGTGATGCTGGGAGCGTTCGGTTGCGGACATTTCAAAGATGTCCTCTTCCACCGGCTCCGGTAGTTTGTAGCCTTCCTCCATGCCCTTGAGGCCGGCCGCGAGCATGACGGCGAAGGCCAGATATGGGTTGCAGGCAGGGTCCGGGGAGCGCAATTCAACGCGGGTGGCCACCTCTTTGCCGGGCTTGTACAAGGGCACTCGGACCAGAGATGAGCGGTTCCGGCGGGCCCAGGCCAGATAAACCGGGGCCTCGTAGCCCGGAACCAGGCGTTTGTAGGAATTCACCCATTGATTGGTGACCGCGCAGAATTCCGGGGCGTGTTTGAGCAGGCCGGCAATGTAGCTCTTGCACTCGGCGCTGAGAAAGTGTTTGTCGTTGGCGTCGTAGAAAATGTTTCTGCCGTTCTTGAACAGGGACTGGTGGGTATGCATGCCGCTGCCGTTCTGTCCAAAGATGGGCTTGGGCATGAAGGAGCAGTAGCAACCATGTTTGCGGGCGATCTCCTTGCACACGACCTTGTAGGTTACGGCAATGTCGGCCATCTGCAGGGCTTCGGCATAGCGCAGATCGATTTCATGCTGGCTCGGGGCGACCTCGTGATGGCTGTACTCCACGGTGATCCCCATCCGGTTCAAAGCGAAAATAATGTCCCGGCGGACGTCATTGCCCAGATCCAGCGGAGGAGCGTCAAAGTATCCACCCTGGTCGATGATGCTCGGTTCATGTGCGGAATCAAACAGGAAAAACTCCAGTTCCGGACCGACGTAGAACGTGTAGCCCTTTTCCGCGGCCTTGCTCAGGATGCGTTTTAAGACATACCGGCTGTCCGCCACGTAGGGGGTGCCGTCCGGGTTCTTGATATCGCAGAACATGCGGGCCACCGGACGGTCCATGGGCCGCCAGGGCACGAGCTGAAACGTGCTTGGGTCGGGGATGGCGACCATATCGCTTTCATGGATGCGGGCAAAGCCGAGAATCGACGAGCCGTCGAACCCCATGCCTTCCTCGAAAGCTCCTTCCAGTTCACTGATGGTAATCTGAAAACTCTTGAGCGTCCCAATGACGTCCACAAACCAGAATTGGACAAAGCTGACATTGTACTCGCGCACCGCCTTCATCACGTCGTCGGCGTTCTTGCAGTTGAATACGGGTGAATCAGTCATGCGGGGAACCTCCGAATGTTAAAATTTGGAAAGTGTAGCAAAAGCTTTCAAGTTCAAGGCCATTCATGAAAAAGACAGGAGCAGCGCATAAATGAGGGAGTAATGATTTTTTATCTCCAGACGAACTATTCAAAAATGTAAACTTTGGCATGCTGTTGGGTGGAGTGTTTCCGTTTATGTGAAAAATTGGGGCATGCCGCAATTATGGTCGGCCATTTGTCCGGGGGCAGCGAACATGGAGCATCATTGAATGCCGAGCTTGATCAGGGCGTCCTGCAATGTGCTTTCAAGGCTGTCTTCGGTTCGCAGGATATGGTTGGCCAGATTCATGTAGATTGGTCCCCGCTGAGCGTTGCTTTGGATCAATTCCTCCCTGGGTGGCAGGGTGGAGAGGGCAGGGCGGTGAGGCGTTTCCGCCGCGGCAGTCAGACGGGAGAGCAGTGTGGGGATTTCAGCCATCAGATAGAAAGTGATTCCAGAGCGTTGGATTAGATGCTGGTTTTCCGAATCAAGAACAATGCCGCCGCCCGTGGCCACCACTTGGCCGCTCTGAGCACAGACGTCGCGCAGGGCTTCGGATTCCAGTCTTCGAAAGTCCTCCCAGCCATTGGCCAGAACAAGGGCGTCGATGCTCTGCCCGGCGCGTTCAACCACCAGCTCATCGGTGTCCACGAAGCGCATCTCCAGACGTTGGGCCAGGAGTCGGCCAAGCGTGCTTTTGCCGCTGGCCCGTAATCCCACCAGAAAAATATTGGTTTCCCGTCCCGCGAATGTCTCAGCCTCGTGTTGGCCATGCTGGTGGATCCTGACAGCGTCGGAGTTGGCCACGCCGACGGTTTTGCGAATGAAACGGCTCATACCGAGATCCTCCAGTCCATGGGCATTGGGTCATCCGGGAACTTGGCTTCCGTGCATCGTCCCGGAAGCAGGTGAAAGGTCTTGTCGTCCAGGGTGACGGCTCGTTCTTCTCCTTCACGTCCAGTTATCGACAGTCTGGCCCGGCCATGCTCCAGTTCGACATCGTACCAGGTTTTTTGGAGCTGGAATCGAAAAGACAGTTTCTGCCAATGTTCCGGGAGCCGCGGCTGGATGACTGGATGCTCGCCGGTCAGCTGCAGACCGGCGAAGCAGCGCAGAATGATATCCAGGGTTGCGGCCATCACCCCGGTATGAATGCCTTCCTTGGTGGTGCCGCCCTGGGTGTCGTAAACATCGCTTTTCATCGCCTCGACGAACCAGCGCCACGTACCGGCGTCGGAATGGATGAAGTAGGAGACCACGGCATGGACCACCTTGCTCAGTGTCGATCCATGGCTGGTTCGCGGTTCGTAGAAGTCGTAGTTTTTTTGCAGCAGTTCCAGGGGATCGTCGACCTCGTGTCCGAGTTCCCGCAGAATATGCGCAATCTCCTCAGGATCCAGGAGGTAGTACATCATCAAAACGTCGGCCTGCTTGGCCACCTTGTAATGATCCGGGTTGTCCCCTTCGGCCTTGAGGATGCGGTCCATACGGTGGATGTCGTAATAGCGGCGACGGTAGGCGTCCCAGTCCAGTTCCTTGAGATCCATGTACCCGTCGAATTGGTGAATGATTCCCTCCGGAGACAGCAGAACGTTCAGCTTGTGGATCATGTCTCGCCATTTTTCTGTTTCCGTGGGAAGAAAACCGATCTGATCGCGCAGTTTTTTCATGGTTGCGGCCGGCAAGCGCTCGACAAGTTCCAGGGCCCGCTCCAGCAGCCAGACGACCATGACATTGGTGTAGGCGTTGTCTTTCAAACCGGGTTCTTCGGCGCCGGGGAGTTTCTCATGGAACTCGTCCGGTCCCATCACGCCTTCAATGTGGTAACGGCCGGTCTCCGGATTGAATTTGGCGATGTCCGCCCAGAACCGGGCAATCTCCAGAAGCATTTCCGCCCCGTGGTCCCGCAGAAAGCGTTCGTCCTTGGACCAATTCACGAAGCGCCAGACATTGGCGAATATGGCGATGGAGACGTGGCGCTGCCTTCGGCTGAGATCCGGATCCCAGGACTTGCTGGCCGGGTTGTAATGGATTTCCTGTGTTTCCTCATCACCACCGTCAGCTGTCTGCCAGGGATACATGGCTCCCTTGTAGCCATACTGGCGGGCATACTCCCGGGCTCCGTCCAGCCGGTGGTAGCGGTAAAGCAGCAGGGAGCGGGAAATCTCCGGAAAGTGGAGGTCGAAAAACGGCAGAATGTAGATTTCGTCCCAGAAAATGTGGCCGCGGTATGCCTCACCGTGCAGTCCTCGGGCGGGCATTCCCGTATACAGGCGGCGGTTGTGGGGAGAGGCCGTGGCCAGGAGGTGGTAGATGTGCAGACGGGTGGTCCGCTGGGTAAATCGATCGCCCAGGATGCGGATGTCCGCCTTGTCCCACAAGGCGGCCCAGGCCCGCTCATGGGTTGCCAGGATCTTGGCAAAGGAAGCCTGTTTCTTGATCAGCCCGGAGGCGGCGCTGTCCAGATCCTGAACTCCGTCGAGGGAGGTGTAGACCGCAACGATTTTTTCCAAGGCATAGGTGCGGTTCTCATGGGCATGAAAGCGCAGCTCCTCGCCAATTTCCGCTTCATTCTTGAAGACGGTGCGTTCCGGGGACACCGGCTTGTCTTCCTCCAGCAACCGATTTTGGGCCTCCATGTGGATCTGGTAGCCGGATCCGGTGGTCTTGACCCGCAGGGCCACACCATCGGAGGTCCGGTTGGAATGCATCAGCTCCAGGTGCTTGGAGGTGAGTTGGGAGTAACGGGGGACACCGGCGTTTTCCACGTTGCCGTCCAGACTGACCCGCATGGTGATGGGCGCAGAATAGTTGATGGGCGTCAACTCGTAGCGCAAGGCACAGAGGTGGGGCTCGGCCATGCTGGCAAGACGCCGTGACTGTATCCGGGTGATCAGACCGTGGACGTCCCGGCAGATCATGGTTCGCTGGAGCACACCCCGGCGCAGGTCCAGTTCCTGCTTGTAACTGAGCAGCTCCATCTGCAGCGGACTCAGGAACTTGCTGTTGCCGATTTTGAACTCCACCGGGAGCCAGTTGGGGCAGTTGACAAAATCGTTGTTGAAGATCTCTTTGTCGTGGACGATACTCGGAACGCGGTTGAAGATGCCGGCCATGTAGGTTCCGGGGTAATGGTAGTAGGAGGCCCGTTCTCCTTCAAAACAGCCTCGAACGCCGATATAGCCGTTGCCCACGGTGGTCAGGGTCTCCCGCAGTTTCTCGTCACCGCGGTCCAGGCCAACATAGGCAAGTTTCCAGTCGTCCTGGGGCAGGGTGTTCTCGAACCATTCCCGGATTTCCGCGGGACACGTTTCGGAAAGGTCACTGAGCACCTGGTCCGCACCAAACTGACGCAACGTTTCCCCCGCGCCGTTGCGGGCCAGGCCGATGACCATTCCGAAGTTGCCGGCGCGTCCGGCCTGGACTCCAGGAAGGGCGTCGTCCACCACCAGGCATTCTCCCGGGTAGCAGTCCATGGCTTTGGCCGCGGCCAAGAGCATGTCCGGCTGCGGCTTGTCACGGAGGTTTTGCTGTTGAATCATTTCCTCATCCATGCGCACGTCATAAAGTCCCTCCAGGCCGGCAAGCCGCAAGATGCAGTCGCAGTTCAGGCTCGAGGAGGTAATGCCAATACGGAAGCCGTCCTCTTTCAAGGACTTCAGCAGTGCGATGGACGTGTCGATAATTTTCGGCCCATGGGTGTTCAGTAGTTCCAGAAACAGGTCATTCTTGCGATGACACAACCCATGGATGGATTGGGTTTCCGGCGAATCATCCGGGCGCCCATAGGGCGGCTCAATGTTTCTGGACTTGAAAAAGCTGAGGAGCCCTTCAAAAGCCGGGCGGCGCTCCAGGTGGTTGCGATAGTCGCCTTGAGGGTCAAAAGGCCGGAACGGACTGCCTTCTTTTTCCGCGATCCGCTCCAGGAATGGGTTCAGTATTTGCTCCCAGGCCTTGGCATGCAGATGGTCGGTGCTGGTCAGTACGCCACCGAGGTCAAAAATGGCGGCCTTGGGTTTCATTCCGGTCATGATCCCTCCAAAAAGCAAGTATTTGAGGTTGACGAGCACGTGGACGGCGCGTGCAGGACGCATGTGCACGCTGGAAATGCCCAGCGTGATCAGCATGCGAGAAGTTCCGGCGTATTCTGGGCAACGAAAGCGGTCAGGTCAAGCGGAGCATGATGGATTGCCAGGGGGGCGCGGATGGCCTATCCGTCGGGGTGAAGCATGTCCTGGCGCAGCCCGGTCTGTATGGATTTGGATGGAGACCTCAGTATGAAAAACAATACGGAAGTTGCTCCCCGGATGGTTTTTGCCGACCAGCGCGGACGCATCTTCGATCACCCGTCGCTGGGCATGGTTTGTCGCAGCGGCTGGACGTTTCGCCAACCGGAACCCGAGGAACTGGTCCCCTTGCCCAAGGAATGTGAATTTTTCCTCCTTCCGGGGCGACGAGCCCTGGGCTGGGATGCAGATAGGGGAAAAGTGACCGCTGTGGAGCAGACAGCGGTGGCGGCGTTTGTCAGTCCCGGATTCACCCTGAACGCGGTTTGTGCCTACGAAACCGACACCGGGGCGCCGACCCTGCCGCTTTTCGCGTATGCCGCGGTTGGTTTTGCCCGGGGCCGGTTCTGGGTTTGCGCCACTCAGGTCGATACGGATCCCCGGCAACGCTTTGACAACGTTGCCCCGCAACGGATTCAAGCCGGTGCCCGGCAGTGGTTGAAATCGTTTCCCAAAAATCGGCTGGTCCGGCATCTGGCGGATTGTGCGTTGGTTTCTTCCTGTCCAGCTGCCCGCAACCTGGCTCTGGGCCGATATGAAGCTCCCCTGCCCACCTCGCGGACGTGCAATGCTCGTTGTGTCGGATGTCTCTCGCTGCAATCTCCGGACTCGGGTTTTCCTTCAACCCAGAACCGGATCCGGTTTCGCCCGACGGTTCGGGAGATTGTGGAGATTATGGATCGCCATGTGCAGCGGGAGCCGCGGCCGATTTTTTCCTTTGGGCAGGGATGTGAAGGCGAGCCGTTGACCGAGGCGGATTTGATCGCCCGGTCGGTGCAGGCCTATCGGGCTTCGGGGGGGAAGGGCACCGTGAACCTGAACACCAATGCCAGCCTGCCGGAGACGATTCCGGATTTGGCCAAGGCCGGACTGACCTCCATCCGGGTCAGCCTGAATAGCGCCCGGGATGAGATTTATGTCCGGTACCATCGCCCCCAAGGGTTCGGTTTCAAGGCGGTGCAGGAAAGTGTCCGCGCGGCCAAGCGTAGCGGGTTGTTCGTTTCCCTGAACTACCTCTTTTTCCCAGGCATCAGTGATCGGCCGGAGGATGTCGCGGCGTTGAGCGAGCTGGTCAACGCTGAAGGCGTTGATTACATTCAACTTCGCAACATGAATCTTGATCCGGAGCTTTACTTGCAACTGTATGCAGATGCAAGGGAATCCGAAGCAAGCCCTGGGACGGGTTTGCAAGGGATGATCCGGGAATTGCACCGGCACGCACCGCAACTGCGTTTTGGCTATTTCAATCCCTATTTGGGGTGAGGCCTGGGTGGGTACCGGGATGGCTCCAGGCGCGAATCAAAACAAGATACGCACCTGTTCCTCCTGCTTATCCTTTTGTTCGTGGAGCTCGCCGATGAGCCACGCCTCTTGGTTCTGGGCCCTGAGTCGGGAAATGACCTCCTCGCTGTGCCGCTGGTCCACCACGAGCAGGAAGCCGATACCGACGTTGAAAACCTGATGCATCTCTTCCCACGAGAGACCACCTGCTTGCTTGACCCAAAGGAATTCCTGCGGGACCGGCCAGGAGCCGAATTGGATCGAGGCCCACAGCTGGCGGGGAATGACCCGGGGGATGTTGTCGTAAAAGCCTCCTCCGGTGATGTGGACCATGCCTTTGATGGGCAAGTCGCGCAGCAGATTGAGCACCGGCTTGACATAGATTCGCGTGGGACTCAGCAGGGTGTCGGCCACGGTGAGCTGGGTTCCGGGAAAGGTGTCCTGGCCTTGCAGGCCGGAAGCACTCAGGATTTGGCGTACCAGGGAATAGCCGTTGGCATGGAACCCCGAGGAGGCCAGTCCGATGAGTTGATCCCCGGCGCAGCAGCCGGATCCGTCGATAATTTTGGAATCCTCGACAATGCCCACGCAAAAACCGGCCAGGTCATACTCGCCTGGGGCATAGAAATCCGGCATTTCCGCGGTTTCTCCTCCCAGGAGGGCGCAACCGGCTTCCTTGCATCCAGCCGCGATACCCGCCACGACCTGTTCGGCTTGTTCCAGGTCCAGCTTGCCCGTAGCAAGATAGTCAAGAAAAAAAAGTGGCTTAGCACCCTGGACAAGAATGTCGTTGACATTCATGGCCACGAGGTCGATACCAACAGTGTCGTGGCGCTGAAAGGCAAAGGCCAATTTCAGCTTGGTGCCCACGCCGTCCGTGGCCGCGACCAGCACGGGCTCATTGAACTGGTTCATGTCCGGTTTGAACAGGCCGCCAAAGCCGCCGATATCGGAGATGACACCCTTGGTGTGGGTGGATGCGATGGCCTTTTTGATCCGTTGGACAAGCCGGTTGCCTGTCTGGATGTCAACGCCGGCCCGGGAGTAGGCCTGAGAGCGATGAGGCATCATGATGACGGTTGCTCCTTCTAGGATGTGATGAGAACAAATGAATACTATATAATTGGCGAACCTAGCATTATCCAGGGAATTGTTCAAGAAAAAGCTCTCTCCGTCAGACGAGGCGTATGTTCGCATTTCTCTACCTGAAGCGGGACCGAGATTGCCGGACAGAAAGTTTGTGATAGGCGGCGCTAGGCAGAGAGCTCAAGAGGTTGTGAGCCGATGCAAAGGGAGATGCTGATGTTTTGTGGATGGCTGCGGATTTTTGTGATCGGACTCGTTGTGGTGGGGGGACCCTGTTTCGGGGCCGCGCAGGGGAAATGGCTATCTGGTCATGTCGCTCACGCCGCGGGAGAGGTGTATATCGGGACGGATGATCGAACTCATGAGCACAGTGGCGAGCGTACTGGTGAGCCTACTGGGGATTCCGTAATCCGGGTTGGTCCCTCTGGTGGGACGGGGACGAGGATCTACATGGACCGGCATTTCGATCCGCATGGTGTCGGAGATAACGGCCGCGTTGGAGACAGGGTTATCCATGTGGTTCCACCCCCAGATGAAGACAAGGATGTGGATGTGTATTTCGGGCCGGTGTTGATCACACCGGAGATCATCTGGCCTGAGGGGGGCAAGCCAGGGTCACCTAGCCTACCTGGCTCACCTGGGCGCTTTTTCAATGACAGGGTGCGGCCCAAAGGCAGTGAGTAGGGCCGGGGGCGCGACGAACAGACGAAGAGAAGATCGGACGAGCGGGCGATGATTCCGCTGGGGAGGTCAGAATGCATGCAACCTTGGAAATGCCACACGACGAGGCCCGCCTTTGGAAACCGCTACGGAGTGCAAAGGTGCACTGTCGGCTTTGCGCACACTTTTGCGTCATCGCTGAGGGCGATCGAGGGCTGTGCGGCGTGCGGATCAACCAACAGGGCAAGCTGTATACCCTGGTTCGGAACACGGTGGCCGCGCTGAATCTTGATCCGGTGGAGAAAAAGCCGCTGTATCACTTTTTCCCCGGCACCAAGACCCTTTCATTGGGAACCATGGGCTGTAATTTGTCCTGCTCCTTCTGCCAGAATGCCAGTCTCTCGGCTCCGCCGCGACAAGGCCAGGCTGTGCGGGGTGAGCGGGTTCGGGCCGAGGATGTGGTTGAACTGGCACTACGTTCCCAGGCCGCCAGCATT from Desulfonatronum thioautotrophicum includes the following:
- a CDS encoding shikimate kinase, whose translation is MSRFIRKTVGVANSDAVRIHQHGQHEAETFAGRETNIFLVGLRASGKSTLGRLLAQRLEMRFVDTDELVVERAGQSIDALVLANGWEDFRRLESEALRDVCAQSGQVVATGGGIVLDSENQHLIQRSGITFYLMAEIPTLLSRLTAAAETPHRPALSTLPPREELIQSNAQRGPIYMNLANHILRTEDSLESTLQDALIKLGIQ
- a CDS encoding LPS-assembly protein LptD — its product is MTKPCPSHCCSTDSCSVIGVMARLVIAISLCCLFGLGWSTPLQAQSLFQQDFTVDPDAPWTLEADRVESHQAEQLFEAHGNVIIRQGLNWIRADTVRYFRDTGFALLDGNVRIEWDGDIMVGEQADFDLVNSVGWVTNGEIFLAQEHVYIRGEFLERQCERTFAFRGAHLTTCDGPVPAWSIRSSEGDVTTGGYARMWHPRFQVRNTPVLYSPFMIFPVKTERQSGFLIPEPSYSDRLGVGLNLPYYWAIDEEQDATFYANMMSERGLMVGAEYRHFNNLDAKGVWQADWLHDSETAPTEADEDPQFQGDGLTRANTNRYWIRGKYDGYLGNPLWRTKLDLDLVSDQNYLREFKHGYTGYTRTHDNMVRDFGRGLRNIDSVHRSNAVELSRNWTQAGFRGSLFYTQDLRYWTDNNPSSENPTLQHLPELNLDFYRTRIGSSMFELEARNQAVYFWREKGTTGARMDIIPRLSLPWTTGFGTITPSMGWRQTFYAIERHEQVPGIPDSVDESKDFSERGIPDFRVDAFTSLFSIYNLDTGQELTATVDNLGNASWSRMRHTVQPELTYSYTPSIDQDSNPFFTQDDRIGKQNLLSYSLHNIFNRRLDRVVQRPGTEGQPLTDDMTRIVTTYRDFLRVRLDQSYNFEEAQRDENLDRFERRPFSDVRMDVVFSPGQYVDLINRTWYSPYEHTITEHEHMLRGYYPGVGSAYFGFDFLAEVQDDIRRQNQRKREILRLGGLLHLPRGWHVRTDYKRDLLAREDIEKLFSVGFTHQCYFLDFIFSQTPNEDRFELRISLKGLEDFLGLGL
- a CDS encoding HAD-IA family hydrolase — encoded protein: MTGMKPKAAIFDLGGVLTSTDHLHAKAWEQILNPFLERIAEKEGSPFRPFDPQGDYRNHLERRPAFEGLLSFFKSRNIEPPYGRPDDSPETQSIHGLCHRKNDLFLELLNTHGPKIIDTSIALLKSLKEDGFRIGITSSSLNCDCILRLAGLEGLYDVRMDEEMIQQQNLRDKPQPDMLLAAAKAMDCYPGECLVVDDALPGVQAGRAGNFGMVIGLARNGAGETLRQFGADQVLSDLSETCPAEIREWFENTLPQDDWKLAYVGLDRGDEKLRETLTTVGNGYIGVRGCFEGERASYYHYPGTYMAGIFNRVPSIVHDKEIFNNDFVNCPNWLPVEFKIGNSKFLSPLQMELLSYKQELDLRRGVLQRTMICRDVHGLITRIQSRRLASMAEPHLCALRYELTPINYSAPITMRVSLDGNVENAGVPRYSQLTSKHLELMHSNRTSDGVALRVKTTGSGYQIHMEAQNRLLEEDKPVSPERTVFKNEAEIGEELRFHAHENRTYALEKIVAVYTSLDGVQDLDSAASGLIKKQASFAKILATHERAWAALWDKADIRILGDRFTQRTTRLHIYHLLATASPHNRRLYTGMPARGLHGEAYRGHIFWDEIYILPFFDLHFPEISRSLLLYRYHRLDGAREYARQYGYKGAMYPWQTADGGDEETQEIHYNPASKSWDPDLSRRQRHVSIAIFANVWRFVNWSKDERFLRDHGAEMLLEIARFWADIAKFNPETGRYHIEGVMGPDEFHEKLPGAEEPGLKDNAYTNVMVVWLLERALELVERLPAATMKKLRDQIGFLPTETEKWRDMIHKLNVLLSPEGIIHQFDGYMDLKELDWDAYRRRYYDIHRMDRILKAEGDNPDHYKVAKQADVLMMYYLLDPEEIAHILRELGHEVDDPLELLQKNYDFYEPRTSHGSTLSKVVHAVVSYFIHSDAGTWRWFVEAMKSDVYDTQGGTTKEGIHTGVMAATLDIILRCFAGLQLTGEHPVIQPRLPEHWQKLSFRFQLQKTWYDVELEHGRARLSITGREGEERAVTLDDKTFHLLPGRCTEAKFPDDPMPMDWRISV
- a CDS encoding radical SAM protein — its product is MKNNTEVAPRMVFADQRGRIFDHPSLGMVCRSGWTFRQPEPEELVPLPKECEFFLLPGRRALGWDADRGKVTAVEQTAVAAFVSPGFTLNAVCAYETDTGAPTLPLFAYAAVGFARGRFWVCATQVDTDPRQRFDNVAPQRIQAGARQWLKSFPKNRLVRHLADCALVSSCPAARNLALGRYEAPLPTSRTCNARCVGCLSLQSPDSGFPSTQNRIRFRPTVREIVEIMDRHVQREPRPIFSFGQGCEGEPLTEADLIARSVQAYRASGGKGTVNLNTNASLPETIPDLAKAGLTSIRVSLNSARDEIYVRYHRPQGFGFKAVQESVRAAKRSGLFVSLNYLFFPGISDRPEDVAALSELVNAEGVDYIQLRNMNLDPELYLQLYADARESEASPGTGLQGMIRELHRHAPQLRFGYFNPYLG
- a CDS encoding glutamine synthetase family protein encodes the protein MTDSPVFNCKNADDVMKAVREYNVSFVQFWFVDVIGTLKSFQITISELEGAFEEGMGFDGSSILGFARIHESDMVAIPDPSTFQLVPWRPMDRPVARMFCDIKNPDGTPYVADSRYVLKRILSKAAEKGYTFYVGPELEFFLFDSAHEPSIIDQGGYFDAPPLDLGNDVRRDIIFALNRMGITVEYSHHEVAPSQHEIDLRYAEALQMADIAVTYKVVCKEIARKHGCYCSFMPKPIFGQNGSGMHTHQSLFKNGRNIFYDANDKHFLSAECKSYIAGLLKHAPEFCAVTNQWVNSYKRLVPGYEAPVYLAWARRNRSSLVRVPLYKPGKEVATRVELRSPDPACNPYLAFAVMLAAGLKGMEEGYKLPEPVEEDIFEMSATERSQHHIDALPGSLGEAVAVLEQSALLKEALGEHIFTKFIENKKKEWDEYRIQVTQYEIDRYLPFL